From Kineosporia succinea, the proteins below share one genomic window:
- a CDS encoding PAS domain-containing protein: protein MIAPNSNIRDVSDADGELRWRPHTDPLLRAATEHHAALHGSSSAVLVQDGNGEIVAANPAAVALLGLSWRQLVGLTSLDPRWQAVTEDGMPLPGDRHPALVALTTGRPVTGFLMGVIIPPEARTVWLDIDAQPLPMLEPGAVSRPAPVCGVMVRFTDISGSPRGRRACDNLVQAYRLLADNASDIVLRSESFPTSRDAGSAGSSAVTGAVRVHVAVAET from the coding sequence GTGATTGCGCCGAACAGCAACATCCGCGACGTTTCCGATGCCGATGGTGAGCTGCGGTGGCGGCCCCATACGGATCCCCTGCTGCGTGCCGCCACTGAACACCATGCCGCCCTGCACGGGTCGAGCAGTGCTGTCCTCGTCCAGGACGGCAATGGCGAGATCGTCGCGGCGAACCCGGCGGCGGTGGCCTTGCTGGGACTGTCCTGGCGCCAGCTCGTGGGGCTTACGTCGTTGGACCCTCGATGGCAGGCCGTCACGGAGGACGGGATGCCGCTGCCGGGAGATCGGCACCCTGCGCTGGTGGCTCTGACCACGGGCCGTCCTGTCACCGGCTTCCTCATGGGGGTGATCATCCCGCCGGAGGCGCGCACGGTATGGCTGGACATTGACGCCCAGCCCCTGCCGATGCTCGAGCCCGGCGCGGTGTCACGACCGGCACCCGTGTGCGGCGTGATGGTCCGCTTCACGGATATCTCCGGCTCACCACGGGGCAGGCGTGCCTGTGACAATCTGGTGCAGGCCTACCGGCTGCTGGCCGACAACGCCTCCGACATCGTCCTGCGCAGTGAAAGCTTTCCAACCTCCCGAGACGCAGGAAGCGCAGGGAGCTCTGCTGTCACGGGGGCGGTAAGGGTGCACGTGGCGGTGGCCGAAACCTGA
- a CDS encoding LysM peptidoglycan-binding domain-containing protein: MAEHYLGDGTRWRDIWHLNQGRRQADGTTMTTPGTLIPGWTVLLPDDETASTPKANNEPPSTTHSRLTSQLYRITAGDTLSGIATRFLADAHDYPRIQHANQPHIPDPDHIHAGDAITLPDNTHDTGPRTHARGTTHQPQPQTPRPDNQPDPPTPAPSTPEPAPRPSSTTPPPATPSATTKTATPQPQTIPHNPTATETHDTTAWALSTVLSALAVLALLRGKRSRKRGGRHLADPTATRRRRDRPMGDDAVGETSQDSVSATWQQEPDEQLTFADEEEQLPEERFHAGPHTDAAIDRARDLIQRKTQDLQNRDRPTGQHPRSEPTESEKRRDTVSSAPRKSPEKQRESGRSASGPLRSRESEEADPSNADNPSKHGSQHPAGLLHTAPPLKSSVHEAGQAVRTSRWVQTPPRAQTAAPTPTHRPSGDPALPTFPITDSAPSNPESRRVLVKLFGDPAVLDLNGERVQGLRRGAVQVLIYLALHPEGAELNALRELLWPDIAMSRAAKRLSTEIANLRRTMRIALGDPENLAINAVLNTGSRYQMADFVVTDVAAFEKALKVAGHASTSNPARERALREAISLQTGRLAERPALEGVWLHQHRRRLLLDGAKARITLAQSIHAYRPDEALALIREAAHLDPGDQSIQQRVREALNRLAPTAPPREEIHAER, from the coding sequence ATGGCCGAGCACTACCTCGGCGACGGCACCCGCTGGCGCGACATCTGGCACCTCAACCAAGGCCGCCGCCAGGCAGACGGCACCACCATGACCACACCCGGCACCCTCATCCCCGGCTGGACCGTCCTTCTCCCCGACGACGAAACCGCCTCAACCCCGAAGGCGAACAACGAGCCCCCATCAACCACCCACAGCAGGCTCACCTCCCAGCTCTACCGGATCACCGCCGGAGACACCCTCAGCGGCATCGCCACCCGCTTCCTGGCCGACGCCCACGACTACCCCCGCATCCAGCACGCCAACCAGCCCCACATCCCCGACCCCGACCACATCCACGCCGGCGACGCCATCACCCTGCCCGACAACACCCACGACACCGGCCCCCGCACCCACGCCCGAGGAACCACCCACCAGCCCCAGCCCCAGACGCCCCGCCCCGACAACCAGCCCGACCCCCCGACCCCGGCACCATCCACACCCGAGCCCGCACCCCGTCCCTCATCCACAACGCCACCACCCGCAACCCCCAGCGCGACAACCAAAACCGCCACCCCGCAGCCACAAACGATCCCGCACAACCCCACCGCCACCGAAACCCACGACACCACCGCCTGGGCCCTCAGCACCGTCCTGAGCGCGCTCGCGGTCCTGGCCCTCCTGCGCGGGAAACGGTCCCGGAAGCGCGGCGGCCGGCACCTGGCGGACCCGACCGCGACGCGGCGCCGACGCGACAGGCCAATGGGGGACGACGCGGTCGGGGAAACATCGCAGGATTCCGTAAGTGCCACCTGGCAGCAGGAGCCGGACGAGCAATTGACGTTCGCGGACGAGGAAGAACAACTCCCCGAGGAGCGCTTTCACGCCGGACCGCACACGGACGCCGCGATCGATCGCGCCCGGGACCTCATCCAGCGCAAGACCCAGGACCTGCAGAACCGAGACCGCCCAACCGGCCAACACCCCCGATCGGAGCCGACTGAGTCAGAAAAGCGGCGGGATACGGTTTCGTCGGCTCCTCGGAAAAGCCCTGAGAAGCAGCGCGAATCAGGTCGCTCGGCATCAGGCCCCCTGCGCAGCCGTGAATCTGAGGAAGCCGATCCCAGCAACGCCGACAATCCCTCGAAACACGGCTCCCAGCATCCCGCCGGGCTTCTGCACACCGCGCCACCTCTGAAATCCTCCGTCCATGAGGCCGGTCAGGCCGTGCGCACCTCCCGGTGGGTTCAGACCCCGCCCCGGGCACAGACCGCGGCCCCGACGCCCACGCACAGGCCTTCTGGCGACCCTGCGCTGCCGACGTTCCCCATCACCGACTCGGCGCCCTCGAACCCCGAGAGTCGCCGGGTGCTGGTGAAGTTGTTCGGTGACCCGGCCGTGCTGGACCTGAACGGCGAGCGCGTCCAAGGATTGCGGCGTGGGGCGGTGCAGGTCCTGATCTACCTGGCTCTGCATCCGGAGGGCGCCGAGCTGAACGCGCTGCGCGAGCTCCTGTGGCCCGACATCGCGATGAGCCGCGCCGCCAAGCGCCTCTCGACGGAGATCGCGAATCTGCGCCGCACGATGCGCATCGCGCTGGGCGATCCCGAGAACCTCGCGATCAACGCGGTGCTGAACACCGGGAGTCGCTACCAGATGGCGGACTTCGTCGTCACCGATGTCGCCGCGTTCGAGAAGGCGTTGAAGGTCGCCGGGCACGCGAGCACGTCGAACCCGGCCCGGGAGCGGGCGTTGCGCGAGGCGATCAGTCTGCAGACCGGGCGGCTGGCCGAGCGTCCCGCTCTGGAAGGGGTCTGGCTGCATCAGCATCGCCGCCGGCTCCTGCTGGACGGGGCCAAGGCCCGCATCACCCTGGCCCAGTCCATCCACGCGTACCGTCCCGACGAGGCCCTCGCCCTGATCCGCGAAGCAGCTCACCTCGACCCCGGCGACCAGAGCATCCAGCAGCGGGTGCGCGAAGCCCTGAACCGCCTGGCGCCCACCGCCCCGCCCCGGGAGGAGATCCATGCCGAGCGCTGA